ACCGCTTGGACTTCGTCACGGGCATCAGTGCGGCGATCATCAGGTAGACCACGGTCGGCGACCGACTCCTCGTCGCCACCGAACCGCTGAGCCCCTATCCCGGCGGGGACCGCAGCGTTCTCGCCCAGCACGAGACCTTCCTCGATCCGCTGGTCCTGCTGACGGTGGCGGCCGGGGTCACCCGCCGGGCGCGGCTCGGCACCAGCACCCTCAACGCGCTGTGGCAGCCGCCCATGCTGCTGGCCCGCTCGCTCGCCACGATCGACCAGGTCTCGGCCGGAAGGCTCGATGTCGGACTCGGGCTGGGGTGGTCCCGCGACGAGTACCAGGCGGTCGGCACCCCGTGGCAGGGTCGGGGGGTGCGGCTGGAGGAGACCCTCGACCTGTTCGACCGGATATGGGCCGAGGACGAGGTGGTCCGGCACGACGGCGCACTGTGGACCGTTCCCCCCTCCTACGTGCGCCTGAAACCCCGTCAGCGGCCGCGGCCGCCAGTGCTGTTGGGCGGCTTCGGCCCGGCGACCCTCGCCCGCGTCGGCCGCCGCGCCGACGGCTGGCTCGGGGTCGGCCTACCGCTGCCGGTGCTGGCCCAGGCCTGGGAGGCCGTCACCGGGCACGCCGCGAAGGCCGGCCGGGACGCCGACGCGCTCCGTCTGGTCCTCCGGGTCAACCCGGTGTTCTCGGCCGATCCCGTGCCGGACGAACAGGTCCCCAACCGGGGCACGGTTCGGCAGTTGGCCGACTACCTGTCGGCAGCCGTCGAGAGCCTCGGCGCGGAGCCGCTGATCGACCTGCACCACACCGCCGACGATGTCGAGGAGTTCCTGGACCTGGCCCGCGAGCTCCACGACCTCGTGCGCTCGCGCACCGCCTGAACCCCGGCGCACGGCCGGTGGCTGGGCCGCCGGTCCACGGCGGGCCCAGGTCCACCGGCAACCGAGGGGGTCAGCGGGCGGGGTCGGCGACCCGCTCCGGCTCGTCGGCCTTGGGTGCCGGGATGCGCCCGAGGCGGCTCTTCACGCCCCAGGTGGTGACCAGCTTCAGCGCCTCGCCGACGATGTTGCCGCTCATCTTGCTGGCGCCGAACTCCCGCTCGACGAAGGTGATCGGCACCTCGGCGACCTTGAAGCCGGCCCGGACCGTGCGCCAGGCCAGGTCGACCTGGAAGCAGTAGCCCTGCGAGGCGACCTCGCTCATGCCGATGCCGAGCAGGGTCTCCTTGCGGAAGGCGCGGTAGCCGCCGGTGACGTCCCGGATCGGCACCTGCAGCATCAGCCGCGAGTAGGTGCTGCCGCCGCGCGACAGCAGTTCGCGCTTCTTGGGCCAGTTGACGACCTCGCCGCCGGGGACCCAGCGCGAGCCGAGCACCAGGTCCGCGTGGCGCAGCGCGGTCAGCAGCCGGGGCAGCTGCTCGGGCTGGTGCGAGCCGTCCGCGTCCATCTCGACCAGGACGTCGTAGCCGTTGTCGATGCCCCAGCGGAAGCCGGCCAGGTAGGCCGCGCCCAGACCCTCCTTGCCCTTGCGGTGCAGCACCTGGAGGTTCGGGTCATCGGCGGCGAGCGCGTCGGCGGCCTGACCGGTGCCGTCGGGGCTGTTGTCGTCCGCGACCAGGATGTGCGCCTCGGGGACGGCCGCGCGGACCCGGGCGGTGATCCGGCCGACGTTCTCGATCTCGTTGTACGTCGGAATGATCACAAGGATTCTGCCGAGGTCGCCGAAGGTTTCGGTACTTTCGGTCGTGGTGTCCGACACGGGCTGGCCCCTTACTCCGCTTGCCGCGATCGTGCTCATTTTCCGTCGCGGCATCCCGCCGCGACACTCTCCCGGTCGGCTTGCCGCGCTACTGCTACCACGGACCGCGTAAGGGGAAATCGTGACGACGGTACAGGGCGCGCTTCGCCCGCCGCATCCCAGGGACTCGCCGGGGAACGGCGTCGGACGACCTTTTGCGTCGTCGGAACGCGGCTGTACCCGCTTCCGAGCGCCCTCTTTGAAAGGAAGTGGCAGACGGGTAAGAAAGCGGTATGTCCGGGCGTTGCCACCGCTCTCGAACGGGCCGGGCATTCCCCCCGGACAGCCGGTCGACGGCGGTCCCGAGGACGTGATCGAGGGTCAATTCCCGTGACGATATGACGAGAGTTCTGCTCTCGCCGCGCCACCGACCGGATCGGCAAATAGCACTATTTGGGACATATACCTACCTGGTATCGAATCTGCATGCGTCCGCGCCCGGTTCGAACTGCGAAGGATGGCTCTCCCCGGTGGACCATCTGGGGCGCCATCATCGTCGCCCGGCTGGCCTGACCGCCCGTCAGCGGCGGTTGACGGCTGCGGCCTGGACGGCGGTCAGCACCGGGGTGTCGCCGCCGATCAGCTCCAGCGCCAGTCCGGCCGTCTCCGGGTGGTGCAGCAG
The Streptacidiphilus albus JL83 genome window above contains:
- a CDS encoding TIGR03619 family F420-dependent LLM class oxidoreductase, which translates into the protein MSPYPGGDRSVLAQHETFLDPLVLLTVAAGVTRRARLGTSTLNALWQPPMLLARSLATIDQVSAGRLDVGLGLGWSRDEYQAVGTPWQGRGVRLEETLDLFDRIWAEDEVVRHDGALWTVPPSYVRLKPRQRPRPPVLLGGFGPATLARVGRRADGWLGVGLPLPVLAQAWEAVTGHAAKAGRDADALRLVLRVNPVFSADPVPDEQVPNRGTVRQLADYLSAAVESLGAEPLIDLHHTADDVEEFLDLARELHDLVRSRTA
- a CDS encoding polyprenol monophosphomannose synthase — its product is MSDTTTESTETFGDLGRILVIIPTYNEIENVGRITARVRAAVPEAHILVADDNSPDGTGQAADALAADDPNLQVLHRKGKEGLGAAYLAGFRWGIDNGYDVLVEMDADGSHQPEQLPRLLTALRHADLVLGSRWVPGGEVVNWPKKRELLSRGGSTYSRLMLQVPIRDVTGGYRAFRKETLLGIGMSEVASQGYCFQVDLAWRTVRAGFKVAEVPITFVEREFGASKMSGNIVGEALKLVTTWGVKSRLGRIPAPKADEPERVADPAR